A stretch of Arachis hypogaea cultivar Tifrunner chromosome 15, arahy.Tifrunner.gnm2.J5K5, whole genome shotgun sequence DNA encodes these proteins:
- the LOC112750001 gene encoding DNA-directed RNA polymerase subunit 10-like protein, protein MNELKSDRFEREEREPTLFLSESRFHHRIPLREASRVFRGRSKMIIPVRCFTCGKVIGNKWDAYLDLLQSDYSEGDALDALGLVRYCCRRMLMTHVDLIEKLLNYNTLDKSDPS, encoded by the exons ATGAATGAGTTGAAATCAGATCGGtttgaaagagaagaaagagaaccCACGCTCTTTCTCTCAGAGTCGCGGTTCCATCACCGCATTCCTCTTAGAGAAGCTTCCAGAGTGTTCAGAGGAAGGAGCAAGATGATTATCCCAGTCCGTTGCTTCACCTGCGGAAAG GTCATCGGAAACAAATGGGATGCCTATTTGGACCTTCTCCAGTCAGATTACTCTGAAGG AGATGCGCTTGATGCTTTGGGGCTGGTTCGTTATTGTTGTAGGCGTATGCTTATGACGCATGTTGACCTCATCGAGAAGCTCCTGAATTACAACA CTCTTGACAAGTCTGATCCCAGTTAG